Proteins from a genomic interval of Spea bombifrons isolate aSpeBom1 chromosome 4, aSpeBom1.2.pri, whole genome shotgun sequence:
- the LOC128491350 gene encoding pinopsin-like: MADNSTPISLLNSNFTAEPTIFPKSGYSILSFLMFLNAVFSIFNNMLVIIVTIKYPQLRSPINIFILNMSFSDLMMTLCGTTIVVSTNYHGYFYLGERFCIFQGFAVNYFGIVSLWSLTILAYERYNVVCQPIGALKLSSIRGFQGLIFIWIFCLIWAIAPLFGWSSYGPEGVLTSCSIGWEVRSWNNYSYIIAYFLTCFVIPVSIIGFSYGKILQSLHRLNRKIEEQGGKTNPEEEKRIVLMVFSMVIAFLVCWLPYTIFALIVVINPTLYISPLAATLPTYFAKTSPVYNPIIYIFLNKEFRNCAVKCLTCGHISLSTPEEESASMQVPVETKVVSKPNQVAPTE, translated from the exons ATGGCCGACAATAGCACTCCAATAAGTCTCTTAAATAGCAACTTCACTGCAGAACCTACAATTTTTCCAAAATCTGGATATAGCATTTTGTCATTTCTGATGTTTTTAAATGCagtattttcaatatttaacaATATGTTGGTAATCATTGTGACCATAAAATATCCTCAGTTGCGCAGTCctatcaatatttttattttaaacatgtcaTTTTCTGATCTGATGATGACTTTGTGTGGTACCACTATTGTGGTCAGCACCAATTACCATGGATACTTCTACCTCGGTgaaagattttgtatttttcaagGATTTGCTGTAAACTACTTTG GAATTGTCTCGCTCTGGTCTCTGACCATCTTAGCCTACGAGAGGTACAATGTTGTATGCCAGCCAATAGGAGCACTAAAACTAAGCAGCATCAGGGGCTTCCAAGGCCTAATATTTATCTGGATTTTCTGTCTTATTTGGGCTATAGCACCACTTTTTGGTTGGAGCTCTTATGGTCCTGAAGGAGTCCTAACATCCTGTTCTATTGGATGGGAAGTGAGATCCTGGAACAACTACAGTTACATAATTGCCTACTTTCTGACCTGTTTTGTTATTCCTGTAAGCATAATTGGATTTTCGTATGGTAAAATCCTTCAGTCACTTCATAGG CTAAACAGGAAAATTGAAGAACAAGGAGGGAAGACTAATCCAGAAGAAGAAAAGCGAATTGTACTCATGGTCTTTTCCATGGTGATCGCTTTCCTTGTGTGCTGGTTACCGTACACAATCTTTGCATTGATAGTTGTCATCAATCCAACACTTTACATTTCACCACTTGCTGCAACTCTTCCTACATACTTTGCCAAGACAAGTCCTGTGTACAATCCAATCATTTACATCTTCCTTAACAAAGAG ttcagAAACTGCGCTGTCAAATGTTTAACTTGTGGTCACATCAGCTTATCCACACCTGAAGAGGAAAGTGCTTCTATGCAAGTCCCTGTTGAAACCAAAGTTGTTTCCAAACCTAACCAAGTGGCACCAACAGAATAG